One genomic window of Desulfuromonas sp. AOP6 includes the following:
- a CDS encoding proline--tRNA ligase, which translates to MRWSQYLLPTLKETPADAEVISHQLMMRAGMIRKVAAGIYNYMPLGLRSIRKVESIVREELDRAGAIEVLMPMANPAELWQESGRWDKYGKELLRFKDRKDADFCMGPTHEEVVTDIVRNTVRSYRQLPLNLYQIQTKFRDEIRPRFGLMRGREFIMKDAYSFDLDDAGADASYEKMYQAYRRIFTRCGLKFRAVEADTGSIGGSFSHEFMVLAESGEDAIVSCDSCEYAANVEKAEIRLGTLQTPPATETLRKVATPARKTIEDVALFLDTSPTRLLKTLIVETDAGDTVAVLLRGDRELNDIKLAHLLGCAWITLAPEEVVQKVTGAPSGFAGPIGLKIRLVADLEVQGMADFITGANEQDAHFSGVNLTRDFTVDTFADLRQAIGGDPCPRCEGKLEIWRGIEVGHVFKLGTKYSEAMGATVLDDQGKDRVLVMGCYGIGIGRTVASAIEQNHDENGIIFPLPIAPFQVVVTMVNPNDDDVRAAAEALYGDLLQAGIEVLLDDRDERPGSKFKDADLVGVPLRVTVGSRTLKEGALELQERQSGQRSLLPVAAAAAAIADKIRAALAVD; encoded by the coding sequence ATGCGCTGGTCCCAGTATTTGTTGCCGACATTGAAAGAGACCCCCGCCGACGCCGAAGTGATCAGCCACCAGCTGATGATGCGGGCCGGCATGATCCGCAAGGTTGCTGCCGGTATCTATAATTATATGCCGCTGGGCTTGCGCTCCATCCGTAAGGTCGAGTCCATTGTTCGTGAAGAGCTCGACCGTGCCGGGGCGATCGAGGTGCTCATGCCCATGGCTAACCCCGCCGAGCTCTGGCAGGAGTCGGGACGCTGGGACAAGTATGGCAAGGAGTTGCTGCGCTTCAAGGACCGCAAGGACGCCGATTTCTGCATGGGCCCGACCCATGAGGAGGTGGTCACCGACATCGTGCGCAACACGGTGCGCTCCTACCGTCAGCTTCCCCTGAATCTCTATCAGATCCAGACCAAGTTCCGCGACGAGATCCGTCCCCGTTTCGGCCTCATGCGCGGCCGCGAGTTCATCATGAAGGACGCCTATTCCTTCGATCTCGACGATGCCGGGGCCGATGCCTCCTATGAGAAGATGTACCAGGCCTATCGCCGGATCTTCACGCGCTGCGGTCTGAAGTTTCGTGCCGTGGAGGCGGACACCGGCTCTATCGGCGGTTCCTTCTCCCACGAGTTCATGGTGCTGGCCGAATCCGGAGAAGATGCCATTGTCTCCTGTGACAGCTGCGAATACGCCGCCAACGTGGAGAAGGCGGAGATTCGCCTGGGGACACTGCAGACGCCTCCCGCTACGGAGACCTTGCGCAAGGTGGCCACACCAGCGCGCAAGACCATCGAGGACGTGGCCCTCTTTCTGGATACCAGCCCGACACGGCTTCTCAAGACCCTGATTGTCGAGACGGACGCTGGTGACACCGTGGCTGTGCTGCTGCGCGGTGACCGTGAGCTCAACGATATCAAGCTCGCCCATCTCCTCGGTTGTGCCTGGATCACCCTGGCGCCGGAAGAGGTGGTGCAGAAGGTCACGGGGGCGCCCAGCGGATTTGCCGGCCCCATCGGCTTGAAGATCCGCCTCGTTGCCGACCTGGAAGTGCAGGGCATGGCTGACTTTATCACCGGCGCCAATGAGCAGGACGCTCATTTCTCGGGAGTCAACCTGACTCGTGATTTTACCGTCGATACCTTCGCCGACCTGCGGCAGGCCATTGGCGGCGATCCCTGCCCCCGCTGCGAGGGCAAACTCGAAATCTGGCGTGGCATCGAGGTGGGGCATGTCTTTAAGCTCGGCACCAAATATTCCGAGGCCATGGGAGCCACCGTGCTGGATGATCAGGGCAAAGACCGCGTGCTGGTCATGGGCTGCTACGGCATCGGCATTGGGCGCACGGTCGCTTCGGCCATCGAGCAGAATCATGACGAAAACGGCATCATCTTTCCGTTGCCCATCGCCCCCTTCCAGGTCGTCGTCACCATGGTCAATCCGAATGATGACGACGTCCGGGCGGCGGCGGAGGCTCTTTATGGGGATTTGCTGCAGGCCGGTATCGAAGTGCTGCTTGATGACCGGGACGAGCGTCCAGGCAGCAAGTTCAAGGATGCTGACCTTGTCGGTGTCCCTCTGCGGGTGACCGTCGGCTCCCGTACCCTCAAGGAGGGGGCACTGGAACTGCAGGAGCGCCAGAGCGGGCAAAGGAGCCTGCTGCCGGTAGCCGCGGCGGCAGCCGCTATTGCGGACAAAATCCGTGCGGCACTGGCTGTTGATTGA
- the rlmD gene encoding 23S rRNA (uracil(1939)-C(5))-methyltransferase RlmD, giving the protein MEKKKVFRRGAPRKPQRPPIELTIERLNDEGVGIGHFGGKEVQVAATLPGEKIALSIEHEGQYRIIGNLDRVITAHPERRRPPCSHFGHCLGCSLIHLKDQAQLNFKTERVKQALQTYASLNTVRVHEVWPAATALGYRTTAKLAMAKDRGKVKIGLYRRGSHNVVDIDNCPLHHPLINRIVQVVKQEVERQGVYVYNPARQSGLLRYLTIRVSPTFDKAMVTFVTSEKNFREVTHLAKGLQKKVAEVVSIHQNINTSAGNVVFGRDTLKMLGAVDLIDQVGDIRLRISPTSFFQVNNPQAARIYELVRQWAALQKEDTAIDLYCGIGGIAMNLARDAGRVIGIEVVEEAVRNARENAQMNGIQGCSFRAGDAAELVHDLTHEVPAGSVAVVNPPRSGCAQEVLEALVQLKPRTLIYVSCNPDTLGRDLDLLAGMGYRTEEIQPVDMFPQTSHVESVARLVPDRDRLPRKKSQQSSY; this is encoded by the coding sequence ATGGAAAAGAAAAAGGTTTTTCGCCGGGGGGCCCCCCGGAAACCGCAGCGTCCCCCCATTGAGCTCACCATCGAGCGACTCAACGACGAAGGGGTCGGCATCGGACACTTCGGTGGCAAAGAGGTTCAGGTGGCTGCCACCCTGCCCGGCGAAAAGATCGCCCTGAGCATCGAACACGAAGGGCAGTATCGCATTATCGGTAATCTGGACCGTGTCATCACCGCCCATCCCGAGCGGCGCCGCCCCCCCTGTTCTCATTTCGGCCATTGCCTTGGCTGTTCGTTGATTCACCTAAAAGATCAGGCCCAACTCAACTTCAAGACCGAGCGAGTCAAACAGGCCCTGCAGACCTACGCCTCGCTCAACACCGTCCGGGTACATGAGGTCTGGCCGGCCGCCACAGCTCTGGGCTATCGCACTACCGCCAAGCTCGCCATGGCCAAGGATCGCGGCAAGGTCAAGATCGGCCTCTACCGGCGTGGTTCCCACAACGTAGTCGATATCGACAATTGCCCCCTGCATCATCCGCTCATCAACCGCATCGTGCAGGTAGTCAAGCAGGAGGTGGAACGCCAGGGTGTCTATGTCTACAACCCCGCCCGCCAGAGTGGCCTGCTGCGCTACCTGACCATCCGGGTCAGCCCGACTTTTGACAAAGCCATGGTCACCTTCGTCACTTCCGAAAAAAACTTCAGGGAAGTCACACACCTGGCTAAGGGCCTGCAGAAGAAGGTGGCCGAGGTGGTCTCCATTCATCAGAACATCAACACATCAGCCGGCAATGTGGTTTTCGGCCGGGACACCCTGAAAATGCTCGGGGCCGTCGACCTTATCGACCAGGTGGGAGACATCCGTCTGCGCATCTCCCCGACCTCCTTCTTCCAGGTGAACAACCCGCAGGCCGCCCGCATCTATGAACTGGTCCGCCAGTGGGCCGCCCTGCAGAAGGAGGATACGGCCATCGACCTTTACTGCGGCATTGGCGGTATTGCCATGAATCTGGCCCGGGACGCTGGCCGTGTCATCGGTATTGAGGTCGTGGAGGAGGCGGTGCGCAACGCCAGGGAAAATGCCCAGATGAATGGAATCCAGGGTTGCAGTTTCCGCGCCGGTGACGCCGCCGAACTGGTGCACGACCTCACCCACGAAGTTCCTGCAGGCAGTGTCGCCGTGGTCAATCCTCCCCGCAGCGGCTGCGCCCAGGAGGTACTCGAAGCCCTGGTGCAACTGAAGCCCCGTACCCTCATCTACGTCTCCTGCAATCCCGACACCCTGGGCCGCGACCTCGACCTGCTGGCCGGTATGGGCTACCGCACGGAAGAGATCCAGCCCGTCGACATGTTCCCGCAGACCTCCCACGTCGAATCCGTCGCCCGCCTGGTGCCTGATCGAGACCGACTGCCGCGCAAAAAGAGCCAGCAGTCCTCTTATTAG
- the pyrF gene encoding orotidine-5'-phosphate decarboxylase — MMKNSVRDRLIFALDVDSFEEAERWVKLLHGKVGVFKVGKQLFTRCGPEVVHMIRGEGGEVFLDLKYHDIPNTVASAGVEATRLGVRMFNVHALGGRDMMEKTVAAVDALCPKGTAERPVLLAVTILTSSTEETLRQVGIDRPVQEMVPRLAKLAKEAGMDGVVASPKEVTLIREVCGDDFLIVTPGVRPSFASLDDQKRVTTPAEAISAGADYLVIGRPISAAADPVAAAEGILDEMAAALSENR, encoded by the coding sequence GTGATGAAGAATTCTGTACGTGATCGACTGATTTTTGCCCTGGACGTCGACAGCTTTGAAGAGGCGGAGCGTTGGGTCAAGTTGTTGCATGGAAAAGTCGGTGTTTTCAAGGTGGGCAAGCAGCTCTTTACCCGTTGTGGTCCCGAGGTGGTTCACATGATCCGTGGGGAAGGGGGGGAAGTCTTTCTCGACCTCAAATATCACGACATCCCCAATACCGTGGCCAGCGCTGGGGTGGAGGCCACCCGGCTTGGGGTCCGCATGTTCAACGTGCATGCCCTGGGCGGGCGAGATATGATGGAGAAGACCGTGGCCGCCGTTGACGCCCTCTGTCCGAAGGGCACCGCCGAGCGGCCCGTGCTGTTGGCTGTCACCATTCTGACCTCGTCCACCGAGGAAACGCTGAGGCAGGTCGGCATCGATCGTCCCGTCCAGGAGATGGTGCCCCGTCTGGCGAAGCTGGCCAAGGAGGCTGGCATGGACGGCGTGGTGGCGTCTCCCAAAGAAGTTACCCTCATTCGGGAGGTCTGCGGTGACGACTTCCTCATCGTGACGCCTGGTGTGCGTCCCAGCTTTGCCTCTCTGGATGACCAGAAGCGTGTTACGACCCCTGCCGAAGCGATCAGTGCCGGGGCCGACTATCTGGTCATTGGACGTCCTATCTCCGCGGCGGCGGATCCTGTTGCAGCGGCGGAAGGGATTCTGGATGAAATGGCTGCCGCTCTCAGCGAGAACCGTTGA
- a CDS encoding DUF3365 domain-containing protein, with protein sequence MATWKGILVLLVLMTALPVQAEEAVVTESRAIVGAFMAELKGELESAIRTQGPVEAVAVCQRQAPAIAARLSLESGGQVARTSLRLRNPDNAPDAWERQVLERFKQLRQQGSDPMSLEYSEVVSIDGEMVLRYMKAIPTGAICLLCHGQDIDPAVQEALKRLYPQDQATGFSPGDIRGAFTVTKPLDGKGE encoded by the coding sequence ATGGCTACTTGGAAAGGTATCCTGGTGTTGCTTGTGCTGATGACTGCGTTGCCGGTCCAGGCGGAAGAAGCGGTGGTGACGGAGAGCCGTGCTATCGTTGGGGCTTTCATGGCGGAGCTGAAGGGAGAGCTGGAGTCGGCGATCCGTACCCAGGGACCGGTTGAGGCGGTCGCTGTCTGTCAGCGCCAGGCCCCCGCCATTGCCGCGCGGCTATCCCTCGAATCAGGCGGGCAGGTTGCCCGCACCAGCCTGCGACTGCGCAATCCCGACAATGCTCCGGATGCCTGGGAGCGTCAGGTGCTGGAGCGGTTTAAGCAGCTGCGGCAGCAGGGGAGCGATCCGATGTCCCTGGAGTATAGCGAGGTGGTGTCGATAGACGGTGAAATGGTGCTGCGTTACATGAAAGCCATCCCAACGGGGGCTATCTGCCTGCTCTGCCATGGGCAGGACATCGACCCCGCCGTGCAGGAGGCGCTGAAGCGTCTTTACCCGCAGGATCAGGCGACGGGGTTTTCGCCGGGGGATATCCGGGGTGCTTTCACGGTGACAAAGCCTCTTGACGGCAAAGGGGAGTGA
- a CDS encoding DUF4388 domain-containing protein translates to MVADDTRLKVPPQVADKLTVSSLELVGSSSCHLLYSSPEAGEVLMAGVLGEVSVTDLLSFFNMFRKTGVLHFELKGGCKDLYFQQGEIVSATSTFPGEDLGDVLFDMGKLSAEVLQKVRQSSVDLTRGGKALVEKGLVTAKDLWQAARQQVESIVYGLFAFQAGSYVFLDRPPGKGDVVRLSLSTQNLIMEGLRRVDEKELFMRRIGSLDGLPVLIPGSAEDLPPSEKRLALLIGERRLAVREIMRRSGMGEFETLRLLHQLIEKKVVGMEEAPSVEASGDLGKILSIFNGALSALFRRLSEKNPVFSQEVDEFLHSLPQPFSYVFRDVTLAEDGTIEAGRILVNLGGLEESDKMKLLADALSELVYMECMAARHQLGANESTELIQRVQEISRRVKNIIGSK, encoded by the coding sequence ATGGTAGCTGACGATACGCGTTTGAAGGTTCCCCCCCAGGTGGCCGATAAGCTGACGGTTTCGTCCCTGGAACTGGTGGGATCCTCTTCCTGCCACCTGTTATACTCGTCGCCTGAAGCGGGCGAAGTGTTGATGGCTGGTGTGCTGGGTGAAGTCTCGGTGACCGATCTCCTCTCCTTCTTTAATATGTTCCGGAAGACCGGCGTCTTGCACTTTGAACTCAAGGGGGGCTGCAAAGACCTGTATTTCCAGCAGGGGGAGATTGTCTCGGCGACAAGTACCTTTCCAGGAGAAGATCTGGGAGATGTCCTCTTTGATATGGGAAAACTGAGCGCAGAAGTCCTCCAAAAAGTCCGGCAGTCGTCCGTTGACCTGACGCGTGGAGGCAAAGCTCTGGTCGAGAAGGGTCTGGTCACGGCCAAAGATCTCTGGCAGGCGGCGCGCCAACAGGTGGAGTCCATCGTCTATGGCCTCTTCGCCTTTCAGGCGGGCAGCTATGTCTTTCTCGATCGACCTCCCGGCAAGGGGGATGTCGTCCGTCTGTCGTTGAGCACCCAGAATCTCATTATGGAAGGGCTGCGTCGTGTCGACGAGAAAGAGCTTTTCATGCGCCGCATCGGTTCCCTCGATGGCTTGCCGGTACTGATCCCGGGGAGCGCTGAGGATCTTCCTCCATCAGAAAAGCGGCTGGCACTGCTCATCGGTGAAAGGCGCCTTGCTGTTCGTGAGATAATGCGACGCAGCGGCATGGGGGAGTTCGAGACGCTGCGTCTGCTCCATCAGTTGATCGAAAAAAAGGTAGTCGGGATGGAGGAAGCCCCTTCGGTGGAGGCTTCCGGGGATCTGGGCAAGATATTGTCCATTTTTAATGGCGCTCTTTCGGCACTCTTCCGACGCCTGAGTGAAAAGAATCCCGTCTTTAGCCAAGAGGTTGATGAATTCCTGCATTCGTTGCCTCAACCGTTCTCGTATGTCTTTCGGGACGTGACTCTGGCCGAGGACGGCACAATAGAGGCGGGGCGCATTCTGGTCAATCTGGGTGGACTCGAAGAGTCGGACAAGATGAAGCTGCTGGCCGATGCCTTGAGCGAACTGGTGTATATGGAATGCATGGCCGCCCGTCATCAGTTGGGCGCGAATGAATCGACGGAACTCATTCAGCGGGTTCAGGAAATCTCCCGTCGGGTGAAAAATATAATTGGGAGCAAGTGA
- the yedF gene encoding sulfurtransferase-like selenium metabolism protein YedF — protein MNTLDCRGKKCPQPVIETRKALLARPAASQRVLVNDETARQNVSRLAESLGRSVIVTATEGGFVLEISAGTTPEATTSEPAVSGKTVVFVGSDKMGSGDDELGHILMKNFIFTLLEINPVPDALYFVNAGVKLTTKGSDVIEALTRLADQGADIASCGLCLEFFDLKESLAVGRATNMLDTVETLSKAGRIIRP, from the coding sequence ATGAACACCCTGGATTGTCGCGGCAAAAAATGTCCCCAGCCGGTGATTGAAACGCGCAAGGCTCTGCTGGCCAGGCCAGCGGCCAGCCAGCGCGTTCTGGTCAACGACGAGACAGCCCGCCAGAACGTAAGCCGTCTGGCCGAAAGTCTGGGGCGTTCCGTCATCGTCACCGCGACCGAAGGAGGCTTCGTTCTGGAAATCTCCGCCGGAACAACACCGGAAGCCACCACCTCGGAACCCGCAGTAAGCGGCAAAACCGTGGTCTTTGTGGGCTCGGACAAAATGGGCAGCGGCGATGACGAACTCGGGCATATCCTGATGAAAAACTTCATCTTCACCCTGCTCGAAATCAATCCCGTTCCCGATGCGCTCTATTTTGTCAACGCCGGCGTCAAACTGACCACCAAGGGCTCGGACGTTATCGAAGCACTGACCAGGCTCGCCGACCAAGGGGCCGATATCGCCTCCTGCGGGCTCTGCCTCGAATTCTTCGACCTGAAGGAAAGCCTCGCCGTCGGTCGGGCGACCAACATGCTCGACACGGTGGAAACTCTAAGCAAAGCGGGGCGCATCATCCGCCCCTAA
- a CDS encoding site-specific integrase — protein MATIVKRGKGAWLARIRRKGYPPQAKTFDSKTEAAEWARSVESSMDRGLFVDYSEAERTTLTDALDRYEREVTSKKKGKGQEKDRLNVWRGSALAARSLVSIRSADVASWRDGRLEDGISPHTICNDLSLLSHVYRVATTDWGIAGLTNPCEHVRRPKRPEGRDRRLEAGEEERLLAALPASVGAVVRLALETGARRGEILALRWENIDLGKRTARLPDTKNGTARDLPLSTRAVEVLRQQPRRLHDSRVFQITPAHVSKSFREACERAGVEDLRFHDLRHEATSRLFEKGLNPMQVAAITGHKTLVMLRRYTHLRAEDLAALLG, from the coding sequence ATGGCAACAATCGTTAAGCGCGGAAAAGGGGCCTGGCTGGCTCGAATCCGGAGGAAGGGATACCCACCCCAGGCCAAGACATTTGACAGCAAGACAGAGGCCGCAGAATGGGCCAGGAGCGTTGAATCGTCCATGGACCGGGGGCTTTTTGTCGACTACTCGGAGGCGGAGCGCACCACCTTGACCGACGCCCTTGACCGGTACGAACGGGAAGTTACCAGCAAGAAAAAAGGCAAGGGGCAAGAGAAGGACCGCCTGAACGTGTGGCGAGGGTCTGCTCTAGCCGCCCGCTCCCTGGTCAGCATCAGGAGCGCGGACGTTGCCTCATGGCGCGACGGCCGACTGGAAGACGGGATCTCGCCGCACACGATCTGCAACGACCTCTCCCTCCTTTCTCACGTCTACCGGGTAGCGACCACGGATTGGGGCATTGCGGGCCTCACGAACCCCTGCGAGCACGTCCGGCGGCCGAAGCGTCCGGAGGGAAGAGACAGGAGGCTGGAGGCCGGGGAAGAAGAACGGTTGCTTGCCGCCCTGCCCGCCTCCGTCGGGGCGGTGGTTCGGCTGGCACTGGAGACAGGCGCGCGGCGCGGGGAGATTTTGGCGCTGAGGTGGGAAAACATCGACCTGGGAAAAAGAACGGCACGCCTCCCTGACACAAAGAACGGGACGGCGCGGGATCTCCCCCTTTCGACCAGGGCGGTGGAGGTGTTGCGGCAGCAGCCCAGACGGCTGCATGATTCGCGGGTCTTCCAGATCACCCCCGCGCACGTGTCGAAGTCCTTCCGGGAGGCGTGCGAGCGGGCAGGGGTTGAGGATTTGAGGTTTCACGACCTGCGCCATGAGGCCACCAGCCGCCTGTTTGAAAAGGGACTGAACCCTATGCAGGTGGCAGCGATCACAGGGCACAAAACCCTGGTGATGCTGCGAAGATACACCCATTTGCGGGCTGAGGATCTGGCCGCGCTGCTGGGATGA
- a CDS encoding winged helix-turn-helix domain-containing protein: protein MSKNKEIAHNLEQTTYHIEKGVVEKTTTPVNLMLVEKKAKTDEQWLILWQGDGAMGLDYLATCDSLTGADFKVFFKMLKALRHGNEVLVNQVGLAREMNLSQPNLSRSIRKLLDAGVILPGETQHGPHKSYTLNPCIGWKGTLQQGATEKRRHLRLVKTSQNEQKGG, encoded by the coding sequence ATGAGTAAAAACAAAGAGATAGCGCACAATTTAGAGCAAACCACGTACCACATTGAAAAAGGGGTGGTGGAAAAAACCACTACCCCCGTCAATCTGATGCTGGTAGAAAAGAAGGCGAAGACCGACGAGCAGTGGTTGATTTTGTGGCAGGGAGACGGGGCGATGGGACTGGATTATTTGGCGACTTGCGATAGCCTGACAGGCGCGGATTTCAAGGTTTTTTTCAAGATGCTAAAAGCTCTGCGCCATGGAAATGAGGTTTTGGTGAATCAGGTGGGGTTGGCCAGGGAAATGAACCTTTCCCAGCCGAATCTATCCCGCAGCATCAGGAAGCTGCTGGACGCCGGCGTCATCCTCCCCGGGGAGACGCAGCACGGACCCCACAAGAGCTACACTCTCAACCCCTGTATCGGGTGGAAAGGGACCCTCCAGCAAGGCGCCACGGAGAAACGCCGTCACCTTCGCCTCGTGAAAACGTCCCAGAACGAACAAAAAGGGGGCTAG
- the rlmB gene encoding 23S rRNA (guanosine(2251)-2'-O)-methyltransferase RlmB, translating into MADWIYGVNPAREGLRSRLRRPLELVVVSQSPSARLQEVIDEASRAGVTIRQVDRKEMDRLAGNNRHQGVLLKVEDFSFASLDDLVENWRASGKPAFFLLLDGITDPHNLGALIRSAEGAGCHGVIIPKDRACGVTGVVDKSSAGALEHIPLCQVTNLARTMDELRREGVWVYGLAGDADSQDIYSCDLVGNVALVVGSEGSGLRPNVKAHCDGLLRIPMAGTVSSLNASVAGALAMYEVVRQRKNQVD; encoded by the coding sequence ATGGCGGATTGGATATACGGTGTCAATCCTGCTCGTGAGGGGCTGCGCAGCCGGCTCCGGCGGCCCCTTGAGCTCGTCGTTGTAAGTCAATCTCCTTCGGCCCGCCTGCAGGAAGTGATCGATGAAGCGTCTCGTGCAGGGGTGACCATTCGCCAGGTCGACCGCAAGGAAATGGATCGTCTGGCGGGAAACAACCGTCACCAAGGTGTACTGCTGAAGGTGGAAGATTTTTCTTTTGCCTCTCTTGATGACCTGGTCGAGAACTGGCGTGCCTCCGGCAAGCCCGCCTTCTTTCTGCTTCTCGATGGCATCACCGATCCTCACAACCTGGGGGCGTTGATCCGCAGCGCGGAAGGCGCCGGATGCCATGGCGTGATCATTCCAAAAGACAGGGCCTGTGGTGTCACCGGGGTCGTCGACAAGTCATCCGCAGGCGCTCTCGAACATATCCCGCTCTGCCAGGTAACCAATCTGGCTCGCACCATGGATGAACTGCGCCGTGAAGGGGTGTGGGTCTATGGTCTTGCCGGGGATGCTGATAGCCAGGATATTTACTCCTGTGATCTTGTCGGAAACGTCGCTCTGGTGGTCGGTAGTGAGGGGAGCGGGCTGCGTCCCAATGTAAAGGCTCATTGCGATGGGTTGTTGCGCATTCCCATGGCGGGGACGGTCTCCTCTCTTAATGCCTCCGTCGCCGGGGCCCTGGCCATGTATGAGGTTGTTCGCCAACGCAAGAACCAGGTCGACTGA
- the ispG gene encoding flavodoxin-dependent (E)-4-hydroxy-3-methylbut-2-enyl-diphosphate synthase, translating to MRRKTRRITVGDVAVGDGAPISVQSMCNTDTRDVQATNEQIRRLFEAGCEIVRCAVPDEEAALALRGICADSPLPVIADIHFDYQLALASLESGVQGLRINPGNIGARWKVQEVVRACAERSVPIRIGVNGGSLEKELLERYGHPTSAAMVESALGHIRLLEDLGFDQIKVSLKASDIRRTVEAYRQLADRVDYPLHIGITEAGTTWSGTIKSAIGLGALLYDGIGDTLRVSLTGDPVEEVRVGWEILKALELRERGPVFVSCPTCGRCQIDLIAVAEEVERRLHDLPEKITVAVMGCVVNGPGEAREADIGIAGGKGQGLLFRHGQVVRKVPQAELADALVAEAWQLVRQKVKG from the coding sequence ATGCGTCGAAAAACACGCCGGATTACCGTGGGAGATGTCGCTGTCGGCGATGGGGCGCCCATTTCGGTGCAGTCCATGTGTAATACCGACACCCGTGATGTCCAGGCCACGAACGAGCAGATCCGCCGCCTCTTCGAGGCAGGTTGCGAGATCGTGCGCTGCGCCGTCCCCGACGAAGAGGCCGCCCTGGCTCTGCGGGGGATCTGCGCTGACAGTCCCCTGCCGGTGATTGCCGATATCCATTTCGACTACCAGCTGGCCCTGGCTTCCCTGGAGAGCGGTGTGCAGGGTTTACGTATCAACCCCGGCAATATAGGCGCGCGCTGGAAGGTGCAGGAGGTCGTGCGGGCCTGCGCGGAGCGGTCCGTGCCCATCCGCATCGGCGTCAACGGCGGCTCCCTGGAAAAGGAGTTGCTCGAACGCTACGGTCATCCGACGTCGGCAGCCATGGTGGAGAGCGCTCTGGGGCATATCCGTCTGCTGGAAGATCTCGGCTTCGACCAGATCAAGGTCAGCCTCAAGGCCTCCGATATTCGTCGAACAGTAGAAGCCTATCGCCAGTTGGCCGACCGCGTGGACTATCCTCTTCATATCGGCATCACCGAAGCGGGAACCACCTGGAGCGGCACTATCAAGAGCGCCATCGGCCTGGGGGCGCTGCTCTATGACGGCATCGGCGACACCCTGCGGGTCTCTCTGACCGGTGATCCGGTGGAAGAAGTGCGGGTCGGCTGGGAGATTCTCAAAGCCCTGGAGTTGCGGGAGCGTGGTCCCGTGTTCGTGAGTTGCCCGACCTGCGGCCGCTGCCAGATAGACCTCATTGCCGTGGCCGAAGAGGTGGAGCGTCGTCTGCATGACCTGCCGGAGAAGATCACCGTGGCCGTGATGGGCTGTGTGGTCAACGGTCCGGGGGAGGCCCGGGAGGCCGATATCGGCATCGCCGGCGGCAAGGGGCAGGGGCTGCTCTTCCGGCACGGACAGGTGGTGCGCAAGGTGCCCCAAGCCGAACTGGCCGACGCTCTGGTGGCAGAAGCCTGGCAGCTGGTGCGCCAGAAGGTGAAGGGCTGA